The following are encoded together in the Lathyrus oleraceus cultivar Zhongwan6 chromosome 3, CAAS_Psat_ZW6_1.0, whole genome shotgun sequence genome:
- the LOC127131790 gene encoding uncharacterized protein LOC127131790, producing the protein MRVLFGYQEVLEIVVNGVTQLGAKTTDIQRATHKEEKKKDYKALFLIHSCVGNDNFEKVGDCESAKQAWEILEKAYASAVKAKVVRLQTYKRQFELTQMEDKETINDYITCITRLVNQIKSCGEMILEQNVVSKVLRSLTSRFDNIVVAIEESKDLTTLSKYELQSSLEAHEQMMDERGADKAKAEIALQARFNEKNKRSKGKFAERGKSNFQNFGSNDSQNSKHSTSEKGKSSSKDSGHINGFKKRDVSKVQCYKCRKFGHFANLCCGKSNDNHNNEAKIVREEVDDEDPLLLMITEESYGITDVLGSSYSSDSLRDNSCVVPENSEKMHSDRSALVTICDGVQERDEWYLDSGCSTHMTGRKDWFMQINQAAKSKVKFADDTTLSAEGVGDVFKDQRCLVYTGN; encoded by the coding sequence ATGAGGGTCTTGTTTGGTTATCAAGAGGTGCTTGAGATCGTCGTCAATGGAGTTACACAATTAGGGGCAAAGACTACTGACATTCAAAGAGCTACAcacaaagaagagaagaagaaggattacAAAGCCCTATTCTTGATTCATTCGTGTGTTGGTAACGACAATTTCGAGAAGGTTGGCGATTGTGAATCGGCGAAGCAAGCATGGGAAATCTTGGAGAAAGCATATGCCAGTGCTGTCAAAGCGAAGGTTGTAAGGTTACAAACTTACAAGCGACAATTTGAGTTAACACAAATGGAAGACAAAGAAACAATCAACGACTACATTACGTGCATTACCCGGTTAgttaatcaaatcaaatcttGTGGGGAAATGATTCTTGAGCAGAATGTTGTATCGAAAGTATTGCGTTCGTTAACGTCGCGTTTCGACAACATAGTTGTGGCTATTGAAGAATCAAAAGATCTAACAACTTTGAGCAAATATGAATTGCAAAGTTCGTTAGAGGCACATGAACAAATGATGGATGAGAGAGGCGCCGACAAAGCCAAAGCGGAGATTGCTTTGCAAGCGCGTTTCAATGAAAAGAATAAGAGGTCGAAAGGAAAATTTGCGGAGAGAGGTAAATcaaattttcagaattttggtTCAAACGATTCGCAAAATTCAAAGCATTCAACGAGTGAAAAGGGTAAAAGTAGCTCCAAGGATAGTGGTCATATCAATGGTTTTAAGAAGCGTGATGTGAGTAAGGTGCAATGCTACAAGTGTAGAAAGTTTGGACACTTTGCAAATTTGTGTTGTGGTAAATCGAATGACAATCACAATAATGAAGCCAAGATTGTTAGGGAAGAGGTAGATGATGAGGACCCACTTCTACTAATGATCACGGAGGAGAGTTATGGCATTACAGATGTTCTGGGCAGCAGCTACAGTAGTGACAGTTTGCGGGACAACAGTTGTGTCGTTCCGGAAAATAGTGAGAAAATGCATTCGGATCGAAGTGCATTGGTTACCATTTGTGATGGAGTCCAAGAGAGAGATGAGTGGTACTTGGATTCCGGTTGTTCAACACATATGACGGGTCGAAAAGATTGGTTTATGCAAATCAATCAAGCAGCAAAAAGTAAAGTCAAATTTGCCGACGACACCACTTTAAGCGCCGAAGGGGTAGGAGATGTTTTCAAGGATCAAAGATGTCTTGTATATACCGGGAATTAA